TCTCGGCCTCGGCCCAGGAGCCGTGGTCGCGGACGACTTTCAGGCGAACGCGGTCTCCCGGAGCCGCTCCGGGAACGAAGACCACGCGCCCTTCGTGGCGCGCCACCGCGCTGCCGCCATAGGCCAGCGACTCGACCGAAACTTCGAATTCCACGCGCTGCCGGTGTCCTGAGCCGGAAACGCGTCGGTGCCGATGCCGCGCATTTCCGGAAAGGGCACTACTGGGGCCCGGATGCGGCGCTTGCAAGCCGCGCTCGCCGGCGGGGCTGTGAAGCCGGCTCACAGCCTGTTGCCGAAGACGGGCCGAAAGTGCCTGTGTCGCCTTGACTTGCCGCATTCGGGGCCCCTAAGTTTGCGGCCCGTGAAACTGACCGTGCTCGGGTCCGGCGACGCATTCTGCTCGGGTGGCGCGTTGCACAGCTGCAATCTCCTCGAGCATGAGGGCGGAACCCTGATGCTCGAGTGTGGACCCGGCGTGCTCGCCGGGATGAAGCGCCTGGGCATCCCCACGGGGGCGCCCGACGCCTTGCTCATCTCCCACCTTCACGGCGACCACTTCGGCGGCATCCCGTTCCTGTTCCTCGAGTACCTTTTCGAGAACCCTCGCAGCCGGCCCCTGACGATCCTCGGGCCCCCGACGATCCTGGAGCGCAGCTTCGCGCTGTACTCGGCGCTCTACCGCGAGTTGCAGAGCTTCGAGCTGCCGTTCGAGATCCGCTGCGAGGAGCTGCACCCCGGCTCGCGCACGACGGTGGCAGGCTTCGAGATCGAAGCGTTCCGCGTCACGCACAATGCCGAGCCGTTCTCGCTCGGCTACCGCATCGTCTCGCCCGACGCGACGATGCTGTTCTCCGGAGACTCGGCGTGGAACGAGGCGTTCGTCGAGCAGAGCAAGGATTGCGACGTCTTCCTTTGCGAGTGCTGCACGATGGAGCCCACCGTGCCGATGCACACGAGCTACTCCGAGCTGCTCGCCCAGCGAAAGCGCCTCGGCTGCCGCAGGCTGCTCCTGACTCACCTCGGCGCCGACGTGCGCCTCGCCACGGATTTCCGCTTCGAGCGCGTCGAAGACGGAATGGTCTTCGATCTGCGCCGCGGCTCCTGATCGCATCGATCCTGGTTCCTTCCCCGAACGCACGGACTTGCGGGCCGGAGCTTCAGCGGCGTGCGCGCAGCTCGGAGAGGATCGCCAGCAGGTTGTAGGTAATCTGCAGCGTCGCGCCCCAGATCTCGTGGCGACCGGCGGTGATCACGGGAAGCTCGTAGGAATTTCCGCCCCAGTGGCGCGTTGCCTGCGCGTGGTGGCGCGGGTCTGCCAGCGCCGAAAGCGGCACTGCGAAGATGTCGGCAACCTCGCGGGGATTGGCGCGGAACGCGTAGCCGGGCGGCAGCAGGCCGATCCACGGCGTGATCACGAACTGTCCCGCCATCGTGCTGACGTCGTCGATGCATCCGATGACCTGCACGTCGGCGGGGTCGATGCCGATCTCTTCGGCAGTCTCGCGCAGCGCCGTCTCGAGCGACTGCTCCTGGCCGCTTCGCTTGCCGCCGGGAAACGCAACCTGGCCCTTGTGGCTCGGCAGGTGCTCGCTGCGAAGCGTGTAGACGATCTCGTAGTCGTCGCTGGCGCTGTCGGCGGAGACGATCGTCGCAAGCACGAGCGGGATCAGCACCGCGCACGGCGTCGCGCCTGCCGTCGTGATCGAGAGGCGGCGGCGCGCGCGAAGGTGGTGCGTGAGTGTCTCGGGCAGCGTCACGCCGGTCATCGTGCGCAGGCGCCCCGGCGCGGGCAAACGGCGATCGGACCGCGCTGCTGTCTTTGCTGCGCCATCGCGCCAGCAGGTTGCGGAAAAACCCCTCCCGTCGGCCCGCACGCCGCTTGCACGCGACACCGGCGTTGCGAAAACTTGCTGCAGGATGCAGCTACAGCGGCGTTTTCGCGCCTTGGTGTCGCGCGCAATCGACGCACGGGCCTCGGTCCGGAGTTTTTCCGCAACCTGCTAGACTCCCCGCCGTGCGCGCCGACGTCGTCATCGTCCATTTCAGCGAGATCGCGCTCAAGCTCGGTCACCGGCGCATGTTCGTCGAGCGCCTCGTCGAGAACGTTCGCCGCGGCCTCGTCGGTTCCGGTTCCGGACCGGTGCATCACCGCTGGTCGCGCCTGGTCGTCGAGCTTCGCGGCGCCGATCCTGCTCCCGTGATTCAGCGCCTGGTCGCGATGCCCGGCATCGCCGCGTGTTTTCCGGCGCGTTGGGTGCCGGCGAGCCTGGACGACCTCGACCGGGCCGTCGAGGCGGCGATGGACGAGGGATGGAAGCCGCAGGGGTCGCTGGCGGTGCAGGTCCGCCGCGTGGATCGCTCGTTTCCTTCGACGTCGCCCGAGATCGGCCGCCGCGTCGGCGCGCTGATCGTCGAGCGCACCGGCGCGCGCGTCGACCTCAAGCATCCGGACACCAGCGTGCACGTGCACATTGTACCCGGCGAAATCCTGCTGTCGTTCGAGCGCTTCGAAGGATGCAGCGGGCTGCCGGCCTCGACGTCGGGCCGCCTGATGCTGCTTCTGTCGGGCGGCATCGATTCGCCGGTGGCCGGTCTTCGCATGCAGAGGCGAGGGGCGCGCATCGACGCCGTGCACTTCCACAGCGTTCCGTATCTTTCGGCAGCCAGCCAGGCCAAGGCGCGCGAGCTTGCCGGCGTCCTGGCGCGCGGCCAGCAGAGGATGCGCCTGCTGATGGTTCCGTTCGGCGACTGCCAGTCCGAGATCGTCCGCCACGCACCGCGGCCGCTTCGCGTCGTGCTGTACCGCCGCATGATGATGCGCATCGCATCGGCGCTCTCGCGGCGCTGCCATTGCCACGCGCTCGTCACCGGCGAGAGCCTGGGCCAGGTGGCTTCGCAGACGCTGCGCAACATGAATCTCGTCGAGCAGGCAGCGACGTTCCCGGTGCTGCGACCCCTGGTCGGAAGCGACAAGCTCGAGATCAGCCGCTACGCAGACCGCGCCGGCACGTTCGAGATCTCGATCCAGCCGGACCAGGACTGCTGCACGCTGTTCGTGCCGAAACATCCTTCGACGGCTGCCGGCCGCGAAGAAGTGCTCGAGGCCGAGGCGCTGCTCGACGTGGACGCACTGGTTGCCGCGTGCGTCGATGCGTGCACCGAGGAGTGGATCGATCCGTCGTGGCCGCACCCGAATGCCGGACAGAGGCGCGTTGCGCTGGTCTAGCCGCCTGCGGAAAACTGCAGAATCGGCGGCGACGCGGCAGCATTGCGACGGCAACGCGACAGCACCGCGACGGCGTTGCGGGGGCATTGCGGGGGCATTGCGGGATATTGCGCGGCATTGCGCCGGCCTTGCGCAACTTGCGCGGGCCCATGGGCAGGTTCGTTCGGGATTTGATATGGGGGCTGCGTGAAGCGGTCCGGCCCCACCAAGCTCTCGGCCATTCTCGAGCAGACGCTGGCGCGATTCGGCCTGGATCGCCGGCTCGACGACTATCGCGTCTGGCAAGCGTGGGACGAGGTGGTGGGCCTTACGATCGCCCGCAATGCGCAGCCCGTTCGCCTCGATGGATCCCGCCTGGTCGTCACCGTGCGCTCGTCGACGTGGCTTCAGGAGCTCAGCCTCCTGCAGCGCGAGCTGATCCTGAGGCTCAACGAATGGATGCAGCGCGAAGTCGTTCGCGAATTGTTCTTCGTCGTCGGACGCGTCGAAGACGACGGCGCGCGACGGGCGGCCGCGGCGACCGTCGCCAGGAATACCGCGGCGGCCGCGAAGAATGCCGCGCCCACAACTTCGCGAAGCGTCGATGCGCCGCCGGCGCAGTTGCCGGCCGAAGCGGCCGGGCTCAGTCCCGAAGTCGCGGCGACGTTCGAGCGACTGTGGCGTGCGGCCAGGGCCCGCGCCGAAACCCATCCGGGCGGCGCCCGCAAGACGCGCGGGTGAGGCGCGGATGACCCGGCCCCGCCGGATGATGCGCACAGTCCCTGGGCGTGGATCTGGACAGATCGGGTACGCTCAAGTTTAACGGCCCAACGCAGGAGCTCGATTCCGCTAGATGTTGTGGTATCGAGCTCCTGGCAGTACAATATATTGATATTCCCGCTGACCCCGTGGGCTGCTCTCGACCGCAACGAGAGAGCACCCGCGGCATTGCTCGATCGCCCCGGTGCGGCGAAACCATGGAGAAAGTGAGTATGGCGGAGGAAGCTGTCCCCGTTGCAACCCCAGTGTCCCCCGAGACCGCCGCGGAACTCGCGCGATCGACGGGCCTCGTGTTCACCCGCCGCCTGTCCCGCCAGGGTGTAGACCCCTGGACGACGGTCGAGTGGGAAACGAGGGACGCGACCATCCAAGGCGAAGGCGGCAAGGCCGTCTTCGAGCAGCGCGGCGTCGAATTTCCGACGACCTGGTCCCAGCTGGCGACCAACGTCGTTGCGTCCAAGTATTTCCGTGGCCACCTCGGCACTGCCCAGCGCGAGTCCAGCGTGCGCCAGCTCATCGGCCGCGTCGTCACGACGATCGTCGGCTGGGGCGAGGCCCAGGGCTATTTCGCCGATTCCGCCAGCCGCGACGTCTTCCGCGACGAGCTGACCCACCTGATGCTCCAGCAGGAGGCCTGCTTCAACAGCCCGGTGTGGTTCAACGTCGGCGTCGAGCCCAAGCCGCAGTGCTCGGCCTGTTTCATCCTGTCGGTCGACGACACGATGAACTCGATCCTCGACTGGTACCGCAAGGAAGGGGTGATCTTCAAAGGCGGCTCCGGCTCGGGCGTCAACCTGTCGAACATCCGCAGCTCGCGCGAGCCCCTGGTCGGCGGCGGCACGGCATCCGGACCGGTTTCGTTCATGCGCGCGGCCGATGCGTCCGCCGGAGTCATCAAGTCGGGCGGCAAGACCCGCCGCGCCGCCAAGATGGTCGTTCTCAACATCGACCATCCCGACGTCGAGGACTTCATCCGCTGCAAGGGTGACGAAGAGAAAAAAGCGTGGGCGCTGATCGACGCCGGCTACAACGGCGCGATCGACGGCGAAGCCTACGGTTCGGTGTTCTTCCAGAACGCGAACAACTCGGTGCGCGTCACCGACGAGTTCATGCGCGCGGTGCTGAACGACGCCGACTGGAGCACCCGCAACGTCACCGACAAGAGGCCGGGCAGCACGCTCAAGGCGCGCCACCTCTGGCAGCTCATCGCCGAGCAGGCGCACTTCTGCGGCGACCCCGGCCTGCAGTTCGATACGACGATCAACGACTGGCACACCTGCCCGGCCTCGGGCCGCATCAACGCGTCCAACCCGTGCTCCGAGTACATGCACCTGGACAACTCGGCCTGTAACCTCGCTTCGCTGAACCTGATGAAGTTCACCGACGTGTCGGGCCGTTTCGACGTCGAGGGCTTCAAGCACGCCGTCGACGTCATCATCACGGCGCAGGACATCGTCGTCGCGAAATCGAGCTATCCGACGTCGGAGATCGAGAGGACTTCCCACGATTTCCGCCAGCTCGGGCTCGGCTACGCCAACCTCGGCGCGCTGCTGATGTCGATGGGCATGCCGTACGACTCCGATGCCGGCCGCAGCTTCTCGGCTGCGGTCACTTCGCTGATGTGCGGCGAAGCCTACGTGCAGTCGGCCCGCATCGCCGGCGCGCTCGGTCCGTACAACGGCTTCGCGGTCAACCGCGACGGGCAGATCCGCGTGCTCGACAAGCACCGCGAAAAATCGCGCGCGATCGATTCGGCCTACGTGCCGCTCGACCTGCTCTCGGCCAGCCGCGAAGTGTGGGACGAAGCCTGCGCCGGCGGCCGCGCCAACGGCGTGCGCAATTCCCAGGTCACCGTGCTCGCGCCGACCGGAACGATCGCGTTCATGATGGATTGCGACACCACCGGCGTGGAGCCCGACATCGCGCTGGTCAAGTACAAGAAGCTCGTCGGCGGCGGCATGCTGAAGTTCGTCAACACGACGGTGTCGCGGGCCCTGCGCAAGCTCGGCTACGAGTCGCGCGAGGTGACCGACATCCTCGAGCACATCGACGAGAACGACACGATCGAAGGTGCGCCGCACCTCAAGTCCGAGCACCTGGCGGTCTTCGACTGCGCCTTCAAGCCGCGCTCCGGCGTGCGCTCGATCGAACCGCTGGGCCACGTCCGCATGATGGGCGCAGTGCAGCCGTTCCTGTCCGGCGCGATCAGCAAGACCGTCAACATGCCCACCGACGCCACGGTCGAGGACGTCGCGGGCATCTACCTCGAGGCGTGGCGCCTCGGCCTGAAAGCGGTGGCGATCTATCGCGACGGCTGCAAGCGCAGCCAGCCGCTCAACACCGGATCGGACGCCAAAGCCGCGCCGGCGGCCGACGAGGGCGCGGGACGTCCGCAGCGCCGCCGCCTGCCGGCCGACTGCCGCTCGATCCGCCACAAGTTCGATGTGGCCGGGCACGAAGGCTACATCCACATCGGCTTTTTCGACGACGGTGCACCCGGCGAGATCTTCATCAAGATGGCCAAGGAGGGCAGCACGATCTCCGGCCTGATGGACACGATCGCGACGCTGACATCGATGGCGATGCAGTACGGCGTGCCGATCGACGCCCTGGTCAACAAGTTCGCGCACGTGCGCTTCGAGCCGTCCGGGTTCACGAAAAACCCGGAGATCCCGAACGCCAAGTCGCTGACCGACTACATCTTCCGCTTCCTCGGCGTGCGCTTCGGCGGCGAATCGGGCGTGGCGACGGCAGCGGCGGCGGTCGCGGCCGAGACCGCCCAGACCGGGGCTCGCGCGAAGGCGGCCGCGACGGCGGCGGCAAGGCCGAAACTCGAGCTGGTCGAGGGAGGTCAGCCGAGGCCGACCGACCTCATCCTGTCGCAGAGCGATGCGCCGACCTGCTCGGACTGCGGCTCGATCATGATCCGCAACGGCGCCTGCTATAAATGCAACAACTGCGGAGCGACGAGCGGCTGCTCGTAAGGACGCAAGGACGCAAGCACGTAAGGAAAGAAAAAACGGACTGGACCGCGCGCCGCGCTAGTGCGGCGCGCCCTGGGCCTGGCCTTGGGGCTGGGCCTGGTCGGGCGGCAGGACGATCATGACGTCCCCCGGCCTGACCCAGTTCTGGGTGGAGCGCAGCTCCTCGTCCAGGGCGCGAGGGTCCTTCTGCAGGGAATCGAGGCGCTGCTCCAGGGCCTGGTTGGCCTGGATGCGCTCGAAGACACGGCTGGAACGTTCGGCGACGCTCGCGCGCTGCTCGGCCAGGCCGCGAAAACCGTAGGGTCCGAGAAACAGGGAATAGGCGAGCACCAGCGCGAGGGCGCCGAGCGCGCGAACCATCCACAGCAGAAACGTATGCGACGATCGCATCGGGAGCAGGCGCGGCGCCACCGCCGCGACCGCCTTTCAGGATACCGCGTCGAGGGCTACAGGTTCAATGCGCGCCGCTCTCGCGCACACGCCGGATGAGCGCAGCACGAGGCGCGGCCAGCGCATGAAGCGCGCACGACGAGCGCAGGAGAAGCCAATTCCATGAAGATCGAAGCGGTGATTGCACGCGAGGTGCTCGACTCCCGGGGCAACCCTACCGTCGAAGCCGAAGTCCGCGTCGCCGGCGGGTCCCTCGGGCGTGCCTGTGTCCCGTCGGGCGCATCGACCGGTGCGCACGAAGCGATCGAGCTTCGCGACGGCGACAAGAAGCGCTACGCGGGAAAAGGCGTCCTCAAGGCCGTCGCCAACGTGCAGAAGATCCTCGGCCCCGCCGTCCGCGGCATGGACGTGCGCGGGCAGGAGGCGATCGATCGCCGCATGATCGAGCTCGACGGCACGCCGAACAAGGGAAAGGTCGGGGCAAACGCGATCCTGGCCGTGTCGCTGGCATCGGCCCACGCTGCCGCGGCGGCGACAGGGCAGCCGCTCTACCGCTCGATCGGCGGCGCGAAGGCGAAGATCCTGCCGGTGCCGCTGATGAACATCGTCAACGGCGGCGCCCATGCCGACAACCGCCTCGACTTCCAGGAATTCATGATCGTGCCTCACGGAGCGCCGTCGTTCGCCGAAGCGCTGCGCATGGGAGCCGAGGTGTTCCACTGCCTGAAGGCGGTGCTCAAGGGCCGCCGCCAGAGCACCAACGTCGGCGACGAGGGCGGTTTCGCGCCCGACCTGGCGAGCAACGACGCTGCGATCGCCGTCGTGCTCGAAGCGATCGAAAAAGCCGGTTACAAGCCGGGAAAACACGTTTCCCTCGCCCTCGACGCTGCGGCGACCGAGCTGTGGAAGGACGGACGGTACGTCTTCCACAAGTCCACCGGCGCTCGCCTGACCTCGACGCAGATGGTCCGCCTCTACGAAAAACTGGTGTCCCGATATCCGATCCTGTCGATCGAGGACGGGCTGGCCGAGGACGACTGGGACGGATGGGTGGAGCTGACGAAGAAGATCGGACGCAAGGTCCAGGTGGTCGGGGACGATCTTTTCGTGACCAACCGGGAGAGGCTCTCGCGCGGGATCGACTGCGGCGCCGCCAACTCGATCCTGATCAAGGTCAACCAGATCGGCTCTCTGACCGAGACGCTCGACACGATCCGGACTGCACGAAAAGCCCGGTATACATCGATGATTTCGCATCGCTCGGGAGAGACCGAGGACGCCACGATCGCCGATCTCGCGGTGGCAACCGGGGCCGGTCAGATCAAGACCGGGTCGCTGTCCCGCGGCGAGCGCACGGCCAAGTACAATCAGCTCCTGCGCATCGAACAGCAGCTCGGCAGGCGAGCGGTGTATCCGGGTCTCGAGGCGTTCGCATGACCTTCGTAACGCGCGCCGCCGGACCCCGGGCTCATGGATGCGTGCAAGAACGCACGGCGGGAGGTTCGTTCTTGTTGACTACCTTATGAGAGGGTCACTATAATTCGTTTCGCATGCACGGTGTGCATGCGTGTTCGATGCTTCGCCTGCGAGGGTGATCGCGGAAGACAGCTGAAGGAGGCAAACCAATGGCTGGACGTAAGAAGGCATCGAAGAAAAAGGCCGCCAAGAAGAAGGCGACCAAGAAGAAGGCCGGCAAGAAGAAGGGCGGCAAGAAGAAGGCTGCCAAGAAGAAGGCCACCAAGAAGAAGGCCGGCAAGAAGAGAAGGGCGAAGAAGGCTGCTGCTCCCGCTGCCGAGGGTGCGGCTCCCAAGCGTCGCCGGGCTCGCCGCAAGAAGTAAGCCCGAGCTACGGTTCCCAACCGACCAAACCGATAACAACAAAGGTACGGGCGCCCGGTTCGTACCACCGCCAGACACCCTCACAGGCGAACACCGAAC
This genomic window from Candidatus Binatia bacterium contains:
- a CDS encoding septum formation initiator family protein; protein product: MAPRLLPMRSSHTFLLWMVRALGALALVLAYSLFLGPYGFRGLAEQRASVAERSSRVFERIQANQALEQRLDSLQKDPRALDEELRSTQNWVRPGDVMIVLPPDQAQPQGQAQGAPH
- the eno gene encoding phosphopyruvate hydratase, translated to MKIEAVIAREVLDSRGNPTVEAEVRVAGGSLGRACVPSGASTGAHEAIELRDGDKKRYAGKGVLKAVANVQKILGPAVRGMDVRGQEAIDRRMIELDGTPNKGKVGANAILAVSLASAHAAAAATGQPLYRSIGGAKAKILPVPLMNIVNGGAHADNRLDFQEFMIVPHGAPSFAEALRMGAEVFHCLKAVLKGRRQSTNVGDEGGFAPDLASNDAAIAVVLEAIEKAGYKPGKHVSLALDAAATELWKDGRYVFHKSTGARLTSTQMVRLYEKLVSRYPILSIEDGLAEDDWDGWVELTKKIGRKVQVVGDDLFVTNRERLSRGIDCGAANSILIKVNQIGSLTETLDTIRTARKARYTSMISHRSGETEDATIADLAVATGAGQIKTGSLSRGERTAKYNQLLRIEQQLGRRAVYPGLEAFA
- the thiI gene encoding tRNA uracil 4-sulfurtransferase ThiI, translated to MRADVVIVHFSEIALKLGHRRMFVERLVENVRRGLVGSGSGPVHHRWSRLVVELRGADPAPVIQRLVAMPGIAACFPARWVPASLDDLDRAVEAAMDEGWKPQGSLAVQVRRVDRSFPSTSPEIGRRVGALIVERTGARVDLKHPDTSVHVHIVPGEILLSFERFEGCSGLPASTSGRLMLLLSGGIDSPVAGLRMQRRGARIDAVHFHSVPYLSAASQAKARELAGVLARGQQRMRLLMVPFGDCQSEIVRHAPRPLRVVLYRRMMMRIASALSRRCHCHALVTGESLGQVASQTLRNMNLVEQAATFPVLRPLVGSDKLEISRYADRAGTFEISIQPDQDCCTLFVPKHPSTAAGREEVLEAEALLDVDALVAACVDACTEEWIDPSWPHPNAGQRRVALV
- a CDS encoding DUF721 domain-containing protein gives rise to the protein MKRSGPTKLSAILEQTLARFGLDRRLDDYRVWQAWDEVVGLTIARNAQPVRLDGSRLVVTVRSSTWLQELSLLQRELILRLNEWMQREVVRELFFVVGRVEDDGARRAAAATVARNTAAAAKNAAPTTSRSVDAPPAQLPAEAAGLSPEVAATFERLWRAARARAETHPGGARKTRG
- a CDS encoding CoA pyrophosphatase — its product is MTGVTLPETLTHHLRARRRLSITTAGATPCAVLIPLVLATIVSADSASDDYEIVYTLRSEHLPSHKGQVAFPGGKRSGQEQSLETALRETAEEIGIDPADVQVIGCIDDVSTMAGQFVITPWIGLLPPGYAFRANPREVADIFAVPLSALADPRHHAQATRHWGGNSYELPVITAGRHEIWGATLQITYNLLAILSELRARR
- a CDS encoding vitamin B12-dependent ribonucleotide reductase, giving the protein MSPETAAELARSTGLVFTRRLSRQGVDPWTTVEWETRDATIQGEGGKAVFEQRGVEFPTTWSQLATNVVASKYFRGHLGTAQRESSVRQLIGRVVTTIVGWGEAQGYFADSASRDVFRDELTHLMLQQEACFNSPVWFNVGVEPKPQCSACFILSVDDTMNSILDWYRKEGVIFKGGSGSGVNLSNIRSSREPLVGGGTASGPVSFMRAADASAGVIKSGGKTRRAAKMVVLNIDHPDVEDFIRCKGDEEKKAWALIDAGYNGAIDGEAYGSVFFQNANNSVRVTDEFMRAVLNDADWSTRNVTDKRPGSTLKARHLWQLIAEQAHFCGDPGLQFDTTINDWHTCPASGRINASNPCSEYMHLDNSACNLASLNLMKFTDVSGRFDVEGFKHAVDVIITAQDIVVAKSSYPTSEIERTSHDFRQLGLGYANLGALLMSMGMPYDSDAGRSFSAAVTSLMCGEAYVQSARIAGALGPYNGFAVNRDGQIRVLDKHREKSRAIDSAYVPLDLLSASREVWDEACAGGRANGVRNSQVTVLAPTGTIAFMMDCDTTGVEPDIALVKYKKLVGGGMLKFVNTTVSRALRKLGYESREVTDILEHIDENDTIEGAPHLKSEHLAVFDCAFKPRSGVRSIEPLGHVRMMGAVQPFLSGAISKTVNMPTDATVEDVAGIYLEAWRLGLKAVAIYRDGCKRSQPLNTGSDAKAAPAADEGAGRPQRRRLPADCRSIRHKFDVAGHEGYIHIGFFDDGAPGEIFIKMAKEGSTISGLMDTIATLTSMAMQYGVPIDALVNKFAHVRFEPSGFTKNPEIPNAKSLTDYIFRFLGVRFGGESGVATAAAAVAAETAQTGARAKAAATAAARPKLELVEGGQPRPTDLILSQSDAPTCSDCGSIMIRNGACYKCNNCGATSGCS
- a CDS encoding MBL fold metallo-hydrolase encodes the protein MKLTVLGSGDAFCSGGALHSCNLLEHEGGTLMLECGPGVLAGMKRLGIPTGAPDALLISHLHGDHFGGIPFLFLEYLFENPRSRPLTILGPPTILERSFALYSALYRELQSFELPFEIRCEELHPGSRTTVAGFEIEAFRVTHNAEPFSLGYRIVSPDATMLFSGDSAWNEAFVEQSKDCDVFLCECCTMEPTVPMHTSYSELLAQRKRLGCRRLLLTHLGADVRLATDFRFERVEDGMVFDLRRGS